The genomic segment ACGCCTTCCACGCTTTAAATCCAGTATCGCAAGTGCCAATCCTGAAACGAGCGCAAGTCCGCGAGGTCATGCCGGCCGCTCTTATCCACGAGCGCGTATTGAAAGCCCCAGCCCACGCCCGTGGCGTCCGGACCGAGCACGGGCGTCACCCCTGGCGGGAGATTGCCGGTGAGACCCTGCATGTATTCGAGCACGCGCGAGCGGGCCCAATAAATGTCCGTGCCGTCATCGAACACCGCATAGACGAACGAGTAGCCGAAAAAGGAATACCCGCGCACGACCTTCACCCGGGGCGCGGAGATGAGTTTGGTGACAATCGGGTAAGTGATTTGGTCTTCGACGAGATTCGGAC from the Verrucomicrobiota bacterium genome contains:
- a CDS encoding efflux RND transporter permease subunit, whose product is MNSSPHASRASEPPPSHQDSLIERIIEWSARNKFMVFMMVGALTLAGVYAMRHTPLDAIPDLSDVQVIVFTQWEGRSPNLVEDQITYPIVTKLISAPRVKVVRGYSFFGYSFVYAVFDDGTDIYWARSRVLEYMQGLTGNLPPGVTPVLGPDATGVGWGFQYALVDKSGRHDLADLRSFQDWHLRYWI